The Sediminispirochaeta bajacaliforniensis DSM 16054 genome window below encodes:
- a CDS encoding serine hydrolase domain-containing protein, giving the protein MQENNGKTIETMLDEAIADRTTPGFVLLVKQHGKVVFSKTAGYRRLYPYKEEMTSETIFDLASLTKPLATTTTALAVMEQEKISPDTEIGAFLPSLRRETASISLGQLFTHTSGLPPVPDIFKLFETEAEIDRAKAIGHLFSLTPTVKPGAQVIYSCTGYILLAEAVKKITGENMDELFRQLVTTPGEIDSLLFNPLRSNDKEIKENIAATEYCPWRDRWLKGEVHDENAFCLGGMGGNAGLFGNAEGIMKLLELFSSGGMLNGKHILSEESVRLMTGNQTQGLSPKRAFGFLVQDRDSFAGPLFSPEAFGHTGFTGTSVWMDPSLDLKVVLLTNRVHFGRAATAEKIKTFRKNLHSALSRAFS; this is encoded by the coding sequence ATGCAGGAAAATAACGGAAAGACCATCGAAACAATGCTCGACGAGGCCATTGCCGACAGGACGACTCCCGGTTTTGTCCTCCTTGTAAAGCAGCACGGAAAGGTTGTTTTTTCCAAGACCGCCGGATACAGACGGCTGTATCCGTACAAAGAAGAGATGACGTCGGAAACCATCTTCGACCTTGCCTCGCTCACAAAACCCCTGGCAACTACCACAACGGCCCTTGCCGTCATGGAACAGGAGAAGATTTCTCCGGATACGGAAATAGGGGCTTTCCTTCCTTCCCTTCGGCGGGAAACCGCCAGTATATCCCTTGGCCAGCTGTTCACTCACACCTCGGGGCTTCCCCCCGTCCCCGATATATTCAAGCTCTTTGAGACGGAAGCGGAGATCGACCGGGCTAAGGCAATCGGGCATCTCTTCTCCCTTACTCCAACCGTAAAACCTGGAGCCCAGGTCATATACAGCTGCACGGGCTATATCCTTCTTGCCGAAGCGGTAAAGAAGATAACGGGGGAAAACATGGATGAGCTTTTCCGTCAACTGGTTACCACTCCGGGAGAAATAGATTCCCTTCTATTCAATCCCCTAAGAAGCAACGATAAGGAAATCAAAGAGAACATCGCCGCTACCGAATACTGTCCCTGGCGAGACAGGTGGCTGAAAGGAGAGGTACATGACGAGAACGCGTTCTGCCTCGGCGGCATGGGAGGCAACGCCGGCCTGTTCGGAAATGCGGAAGGGATTATGAAACTCCTTGAGCTGTTTTCCAGCGGGGGAATGCTCAACGGTAAGCACATACTTTCCGAAGAAAGTGTACGCCTGATGACCGGGAACCAGACCCAGGGGCTTTCACCGAAACGGGCCTTCGGTTTTTTGGTGCAGGATCGGGACTCTTTCGCAGGACCGCTTTTTAGTCCCGAAGCCTTCGGACACACGGGCTTCACGGGGACCAGCGTGTGGATGGACCCTTCCCTCGATCTGAAGGTGGTACTGCTGACAAACAGGGTGCATTTCGGAAGGGCTGCAACTGCCGAGAAGATAAAAACC
- the murQ gene encoding N-acetylmuramic acid 6-phosphate etherase, translated as MDYLGNLTTEQANPASQDIDTKSTIEILKIINEADKKVPLVIEKALDSIADVVDDAVRGFRRGGRLFYVGAGTSGRLGVLDASECPPTFGTDPEMIQGIIAGGQDALTRAVEWAEDDEEKGGAAMDEKGVGPNDIVIGITASGHAPYVIGALKRGREQGAVTCAISSNSNSRTFAYADRSILIDVGPEIITGSTRMKSGTAQKLVLNMITTAAMIRLGKVYKNFMVDLMPLNSKLINRSIRLIKEVCGCTSEVAEQAFLACDRKPKVAIVSVLLKVSAPEARKLLQQNEEHIGLVLKHAGK; from the coding sequence ATGGATTATTTGGGAAACCTCACAACAGAGCAGGCAAATCCGGCTTCTCAAGATATCGATACAAAGTCGACAATAGAGATTCTTAAAATAATAAACGAAGCCGACAAAAAGGTTCCGCTGGTCATCGAAAAGGCCCTCGACTCCATTGCCGATGTCGTCGATGATGCTGTCAGGGGGTTTCGGCGCGGTGGTCGGCTTTTTTATGTAGGGGCAGGGACCTCTGGCCGGTTAGGAGTTCTCGATGCTTCGGAGTGCCCCCCGACCTTCGGAACGGACCCCGAAATGATTCAGGGGATTATTGCCGGAGGGCAGGATGCCTTGACAAGGGCTGTGGAATGGGCCGAAGATGACGAAGAGAAAGGCGGGGCCGCCATGGATGAAAAAGGGGTCGGCCCCAATGACATTGTGATAGGGATCACCGCAAGCGGCCATGCCCCCTATGTCATAGGAGCCCTGAAGCGGGGAAGGGAACAGGGAGCCGTTACCTGCGCCATAAGCAGCAACAGCAACTCCCGAACATTTGCATATGCCGACAGGAGCATCCTTATCGATGTGGGCCCGGAAATTATTACGGGATCTACCCGAATGAAATCGGGAACGGCCCAGAAGCTGGTTCTGAATATGATCACCACGGCGGCAATGATACGGCTTGGCAAGGTGTACAAAAACTTTATGGTCGACCTGATGCCGCTCAACAGTAAGCTGATAAACAGGTCCATAAGGCTCATAAAAGAGGTGTGCGGCTGCACAAGCGAAGTGGCAGAACAGGCCTTCCTGGCGTGCGACAGGAAGCCGAAGGTGGCAATCGTATCGGTGCTGCTCAAGGTTTCGGCACCAGAGGCACGAAAACTGCTCCAGCAAAACGAAGAACATATTGGGTTGGTTCTCAAGCATGCAGGAAAATAA
- a CDS encoding anhydro-N-acetylmuramic acid kinase, with protein sequence MKRTKAIGLMSGTSVDSIDAAVISFHDNGAKIAIKDVKGINVGLPDPVKKKIFALFEDPRCSLRELILLHSIMGELFAEAALLLMKKEGLRCEDVAVIGSHGQTLYHIAEKTEFCGKSARGSLQVGDGSIIARRTGITTVSDFRSADIAAGGTGAPLVPFLERIMVERLGSGTAFQNIGGIGNVTFFGDAAADPVAFDTGPGNMVVDRLVTEFTNGAWSYDRDGSLGRKGNIDETLLQEWMAHPYFGKKPPKSTGREEFGSSFFDVFLKKLTINEDLIRTAEEFTARSIVHAYSAHLDRLPDKVIVTGGGAHNPLIMESLRNHLQCPVLKGEEAGISSDYKEAAAFALMAYFTINGKTNNIPSATGAACPVVMGKISQA encoded by the coding sequence ATGAAGAGGACAAAAGCAATCGGGCTCATGTCGGGAACATCTGTGGACTCGATTGATGCAGCCGTCATAAGCTTTCATGATAATGGTGCAAAAATAGCAATCAAGGATGTGAAGGGAATCAATGTCGGTCTTCCCGATCCGGTCAAAAAAAAGATCTTTGCCCTCTTTGAAGATCCGCGGTGTTCCCTCCGGGAGCTTATCCTTCTCCATTCGATCATGGGTGAATTGTTTGCTGAAGCTGCCCTTTTGTTAATGAAAAAAGAAGGCCTCCGCTGCGAAGATGTGGCAGTGATTGGCTCTCACGGACAGACACTCTATCACATCGCGGAAAAAACAGAATTCTGTGGAAAGAGTGCAAGGGGAAGTCTGCAGGTCGGAGACGGATCCATTATCGCCAGAAGAACGGGAATAACGACGGTATCCGATTTTCGATCGGCCGACATTGCTGCGGGAGGAACGGGAGCCCCCCTGGTTCCCTTCCTGGAAAGGATCATGGTCGAGCGGCTTGGTTCGGGTACCGCTTTTCAAAACATCGGCGGAATCGGAAATGTCACCTTCTTCGGGGATGCGGCTGCCGATCCCGTGGCCTTTGATACCGGGCCGGGGAACATGGTTGTCGACCGACTGGTAACCGAATTTACAAACGGGGCATGGTCGTACGACAGGGATGGAAGCCTCGGCAGAAAAGGGAACATAGACGAGACTCTTCTGCAGGAGTGGATGGCCCACCCCTATTTTGGGAAAAAACCTCCGAAGAGCACGGGCCGGGAAGAATTCGGGTCCTCTTTTTTTGACGTATTTCTGAAAAAGCTTACGATCAACGAAGATCTGATACGGACGGCCGAGGAGTTTACCGCCCGCAGCATCGTCCACGCCTATTCGGCGCATCTGGACCGACTTCCCGACAAGGTGATAGTGACGGGAGGTGGCGCTCATAATCCTCTTATCATGGAATCGCTGAGAAATCATCTGCAGTGTCCCGTACTTAAGGGAGAAGAGGCAGGCATCAGCAGCGATTACAAAGAGGCGGCGGCCTTTGCTCTTATGGCCTATTTTACTATCAATGGAAAAACAAACAATATTCCTTCAGCAACCGGTGCCGCTTGTCCTGTTGTGATGGGAAAAATATCACAGGCGTGA
- a CDS encoding ABC transporter substrate-binding protein: MKKIAWSLFFCFLALSLFASGKQEATQKVGPSEKVLAADQTLIIGTDAEPAGIDPHKSTSFSSVRVTKKIYETLVQTDANMNIIPGLAESWEIPENTTYIFNLKHGVRFHNGREMTAGDVKYSFDRIMNPENACIAKSYFKAVSDITVVDDYTVKLSLTEPYAPLLSYLTSVYTSIVPKEVVEENGDLMQVACGTGPFMLEDWVPDNHITFKKNGAYHISGEPKLDSVVLMVMPDESSRLAALRTGAVHLTTLGSQNIELVKNNPNIVLKSYQSKDYTFLGFNMNIEPFSDVRVRQAMSLAVDRSELAKIVFNGDAVTSGPVPPAFGKWALDVDTNDFFHQDLDRAKELLKEAGYKDGFDVEITVPSSYPEVVSTAQVLIQQFGKIDIRATIRQLEIGQYVDAWKKTDHQVMAGKNGSGTDPDRALSFFFNTEGSANVWGFSDKAFDDLTNRAKVTTDTDERVVLYLDAQKRLFELSPNLFFNAPMKYYFVRSNVEGFNPNAFNAEDLREVVIYE, from the coding sequence ATGAAAAAAATAGCGTGGTCCTTATTCTTCTGTTTTCTGGCCTTGTCGCTTTTTGCTTCCGGTAAGCAGGAAGCCACGCAAAAGGTGGGACCTTCGGAAAAGGTGCTGGCTGCGGACCAGACGCTGATCATCGGCACAGATGCGGAGCCTGCGGGGATTGATCCTCACAAAAGCACATCGTTTTCTTCTGTCCGAGTTACGAAAAAAATCTATGAAACACTGGTTCAGACCGATGCGAATATGAATATCATTCCGGGTCTGGCCGAATCCTGGGAGATACCGGAGAATACGACCTACATCTTCAACCTGAAACACGGGGTGAGGTTCCATAACGGCCGGGAAATGACGGCCGGGGATGTGAAATATTCCTTTGATCGTATCATGAATCCGGAAAATGCCTGTATTGCAAAATCCTATTTCAAGGCGGTTTCCGATATTACCGTAGTGGACGACTATACGGTGAAGCTTTCCCTTACAGAACCCTATGCACCGCTTTTGTCCTATCTGACGAGTGTGTATACTTCCATTGTTCCAAAGGAAGTGGTTGAGGAAAACGGCGATCTGATGCAGGTTGCCTGCGGTACCGGCCCATTTATGCTTGAGGACTGGGTTCCCGATAACCATATTACGTTCAAAAAAAATGGTGCATATCACATTTCGGGAGAGCCGAAACTCGATAGTGTGGTCCTGATGGTAATGCCCGATGAATCGTCCCGCCTCGCAGCCTTGCGGACGGGTGCCGTTCACCTTACCACGCTTGGCTCCCAGAATATCGAACTGGTTAAGAACAACCCGAATATCGTATTGAAGAGCTATCAGTCGAAGGATTATACCTTTCTCGGTTTCAACATGAATATTGAACCCTTCAGCGATGTCAGGGTTCGGCAGGCGATGTCCTTGGCTGTGGACAGAAGCGAACTGGCGAAGATTGTATTCAATGGTGATGCAGTGACCTCCGGACCGGTTCCCCCTGCTTTCGGGAAATGGGCCCTTGATGTCGATACGAATGATTTTTTTCATCAGGATCTCGATCGGGCAAAAGAACTTCTGAAAGAGGCTGGTTACAAGGATGGTTTTGATGTCGAAATAACCGTTCCCAGTTCTTATCCCGAAGTGGTGAGTACGGCCCAGGTCCTTATCCAGCAGTTCGGAAAGATCGACATCAGAGCGACGATACGCCAGCTCGAGATCGGACAGTATGTCGATGCCTGGAAAAAGACGGACCATCAGGTTATGGCCGGAAAGAACGGTTCGGGGACGGACCCCGATCGTGCGCTCTCCTTCTTTTTCAATACCGAAGGAAGTGCAAATGTCTGGGGGTTTTCCGATAAGGCTTTCGATGATCTGACAAACCGGGCAAAGGTGACGACCGACACCGACGAACGGGTGGTGCTTTACCTTGACGCCCAAAAGCGGCTCTTTGAGCTTTCTCCCAATCTCTTTTTCAATGCACCAATGAAATATTACTTCGTCCGGAGTAATGTGGAAGGGTTCAACCCGAATGCTTTCAATGCGGAGGATCTCAGAGAGGTAGTCATCTACGAATAA
- a CDS encoding ABC transporter permease — MRSYILRRLLLFIPVLIGISIAVFLLMHLIPGNAVDSLLGVEATDELRAQLTKQFGLDLPWYRQYANWITGVIQGDFGNSIRTGKPILPEILKRFRVTFELSLIASLISWIIAIPLGILAAVKRNTLLDGVARVVALFWVSIPNFALATLLLLFLSLKMNYYPALKYASFFSNPMENLQIIFFPALVLGAIMAGSVMRMTRSSVLEVLRQDFIRTIRAKGAKERVVIFKHALKNSFSPIITIVGMQMGYLLGGTVVTEQIFSLPGLGLFILTGINQRDYPVVQGSILFFALIFGVINLLVDLIYAGVDPRIQYK; from the coding sequence ATGCGTTCATATATACTAAGACGATTATTACTCTTCATACCTGTGCTCATAGGTATTTCGATTGCCGTTTTTCTTCTCATGCACCTGATTCCGGGAAATGCCGTGGACAGCCTTCTTGGGGTGGAGGCCACGGATGAATTACGCGCCCAGCTGACAAAGCAGTTTGGGTTGGATCTTCCCTGGTACCGCCAGTATGCAAACTGGATAACGGGTGTGATTCAGGGTGATTTTGGAAATTCAATCAGGACCGGAAAACCGATACTTCCGGAGATATTAAAGCGATTCAGGGTTACCTTTGAGCTGTCGCTTATCGCTTCCCTTATTTCATGGATCATCGCCATTCCGCTGGGTATCCTTGCCGCTGTTAAGCGGAATACCCTTCTGGATGGTGTTGCAAGGGTTGTCGCCCTGTTCTGGGTCTCCATTCCCAATTTTGCCCTTGCGACCCTGCTGTTGCTTTTTCTTTCCCTGAAGATGAATTATTACCCGGCCCTGAAGTATGCATCGTTTTTTAGTAATCCCATGGAAAACCTGCAGATCATATTTTTTCCTGCCCTGGTTCTTGGAGCCATCATGGCTGGATCGGTCATGCGAATGACCAGGTCCTCGGTTCTGGAGGTGCTCAGGCAGGATTTTATCAGGACGATACGGGCCAAGGGGGCGAAAGAACGGGTTGTCATTTTCAAGCATGCCTTGAAAAACTCATTTTCGCCAATCATAACCATTGTGGGTATGCAGATGGGGTATCTTCTCGGCGGAACCGTCGTAACGGAACAGATTTTCTCCTTGCCGGGGCTTGGACTTTTTATTTTGACGGGTATCAATCAACGCGACTATCCTGTCGTGCAGGGCAGCATTTTGTTTTTCGCCTTGATTTTCGGCGTCATAAATCTTCTGGTAGATCTGATATATGCCGGAGTAGATCCAAGAATCCAGTATAAATAG
- a CDS encoding ABC transporter permease produces MGLLKELLHDKIGRIGLIGVLIVLLTALFAPLIAPHDPVEMFPQLREAPGKLFIMGTDNFGRDVFSRIVYGARVSIMVGLISVGIGASLGIVLGLAAGYFSGWLDNIIMRLMDILFAFPSILLALSIVSVLGPDLKNTIIAIGIVRIPIFTRTVRAEVLSVKSQEYITSARSIGIKDSMIIIRHIMPNIMSPFLVQATLSLSSAILVEASLSFLGLGIQPPNPSWGSMLNESRKIMELAPWTALYPAIAIILTILSFNLLGDSLRDILDPKLRNIE; encoded by the coding sequence ATGGGGCTTCTGAAAGAACTCCTACACGACAAGATAGGAAGAATAGGATTGATTGGGGTGCTTATCGTGTTGCTCACGGCACTCTTTGCGCCTCTCATTGCCCCCCACGACCCTGTCGAAATGTTTCCTCAGCTCAGAGAGGCTCCGGGAAAATTGTTTATCATGGGGACGGATAATTTTGGACGTGATGTTTTTTCCAGAATTGTGTACGGGGCGAGGGTATCGATTATGGTAGGCCTGATTTCCGTGGGAATCGGCGCGTCGCTGGGGATTGTTCTCGGCCTTGCCGCCGGTTATTTTTCGGGATGGCTGGATAATATCATCATGCGTCTTATGGATATTTTGTTTGCCTTTCCCTCGATTCTGCTGGCCCTGTCGATCGTTTCCGTGCTCGGACCCGATCTGAAAAATACCATCATTGCAATAGGCATCGTCAGGATACCCATTTTTACCAGAACCGTGCGGGCGGAGGTTCTGTCGGTGAAATCCCAGGAATATATTACCAGCGCGCGATCGATAGGCATCAAGGATTCCATGATAATAATCCGGCACATCATGCCCAATATTATGTCGCCGTTTCTTGTTCAGGCAACGCTTTCTCTTTCGAGCGCGATCCTTGTCGAAGCCTCCCTCAGTTTTCTTGGCCTTGGCATTCAGCCTCCCAATCCGTCATGGGGTTCCATGCTCAACGAAAGCAGAAAGATCATGGAGCTTGCGCCCTGGACCGCTCTGTATCCTGCCATTGCCATCATCCTTACCATTTTGTCTTTTAATCTGCTGGGTGACAGCCTGAGGGACATCCTTGATCCCAAGCTTCGGAATATCGAGTGA
- a CDS encoding ABC transporter ATP-binding protein — protein sequence MSENELLQIEHLTIELRTKKNRYNLVEDVSFSVGKKEVFGIVGESGCGKSVTAYSIIDLLATPPLYISRGRINFEGRDLTGLSNTEMRKIRGNAISMIFQEPMTALDPLFTIGQQLKEILHFHYQLPEEVMHERAVDILRKVEIPRAEQLMKEYPHQLSGGMLQRVMIAMALLNNPKLLIADEPTTALDVTIQAQILDLINGLKERFDTSVIMITHDLGVISETCDRVAVLYAGHVVEVSDVETIFSDAMHPYTKGLVRSVTSLGEKRKELYTIPGVVPSIDTMGRGCRFYDRCSRKMERCRDAVPALKEYGRGHLCRCWLFEGSEHE from the coding sequence ATGAGTGAAAACGAATTACTGCAGATTGAACATCTTACCATAGAACTCAGGACGAAAAAGAACCGCTACAATCTGGTCGAGGATGTCTCCTTTTCCGTCGGCAAGAAAGAGGTTTTCGGTATCGTCGGTGAATCAGGCTGCGGTAAAAGTGTGACCGCCTATTCGATCATCGATCTTTTGGCCACACCTCCTCTTTATATCAGCCGCGGCCGTATCAATTTCGAAGGAAGGGATCTTACCGGACTGTCGAACACAGAGATGCGGAAAATCAGGGGCAATGCCATATCGATGATCTTTCAGGAGCCTATGACAGCCCTCGATCCGCTTTTTACCATCGGCCAGCAGTTGAAGGAAATCCTGCACTTTCATTACCAGCTGCCGGAAGAGGTCATGCATGAACGGGCCGTCGATATACTGCGGAAGGTGGAGATTCCCAGGGCCGAGCAATTAATGAAGGAGTATCCTCACCAGCTCTCCGGCGGCATGCTTCAGCGGGTGATGATTGCAATGGCATTGCTGAACAATCCAAAGCTTCTCATTGCCGACGAACCCACCACCGCCCTGGATGTAACGATCCAGGCACAAATCCTCGATCTCATAAACGGATTGAAGGAGCGTTTCGATACCTCGGTCATCATGATCACCCATGACCTCGGCGTCATTTCGGAGACCTGCGACCGGGTTGCGGTCCTTTACGCCGGCCATGTTGTGGAAGTAAGTGATGTGGAGACGATTTTTTCGGATGCCATGCATCCCTATACCAAGGGACTTGTCCGGTCCGTCACATCCCTGGGAGAGAAAAGGAAGGAGCTCTACACCATTCCCGGCGTGGTACCCAGCATCGATACCATGGGAAGAGGCTGTCGTTTTTATGATCGATGTTCACGGAAAATGGAAAGATGCAGGGATGCCGTTCCCGCTCTGAAGGAATATGGCCGGGGACATCTGTGCAGATGCTGGCTTTTTGAAGGATCCGAGCATGAATAA
- a CDS encoding ABC transporter ATP-binding protein — translation MNKSLLAVEGLRKYFPLKGGVFNKTIGYVRAVEKVSFCVNKQETFSLVGESGCGKSTTGRTILRLEEPDEGKIIFNGEDINKYGKKSMRMMRRHMQMVFQNPYNSLNPRMKIKALLAEPLQTHTALSSKEIHGKIDEMLERVGLSASYKERYAHQFSGGQRQRISIARALITNPALVIADEPASALDVSIQSQIINLLMQLQDELELTYIFISHDLNVVRHISSVVGVMYLGRIVEQAPTEELFARPSHPYTQALLSAVPLLLPGKKKERIILSGDVPNPADPPKGCPFHLRCRYVMDKCRTELPQSVALSDEHRASCHLL, via the coding sequence ATGAATAAGAGCCTACTGGCCGTCGAAGGCCTGCGGAAATATTTTCCCCTGAAGGGCGGCGTTTTCAATAAGACCATCGGGTACGTACGTGCGGTGGAAAAGGTGAGCTTTTGCGTGAACAAACAAGAGACCTTCTCCCTTGTCGGCGAATCCGGCTGCGGAAAATCCACGACTGGCAGGACCATTCTGCGTCTGGAAGAGCCCGATGAGGGCAAAATCATCTTTAACGGCGAGGACATCAACAAATACGGTAAGAAGTCGATGCGGATGATGCGTAGGCATATGCAGATGGTCTTCCAAAACCCCTATAATTCCCTCAATCCCCGCATGAAGATTAAAGCACTTCTTGCCGAACCCCTTCAGACCCACACGGCGCTGTCGTCAAAAGAGATACATGGGAAAATAGACGAAATGCTGGAAAGGGTGGGGCTTTCTGCCTCTTATAAGGAGCGCTATGCCCACCAGTTCAGCGGCGGACAACGCCAGCGGATAAGCATAGCAAGGGCCCTGATAACCAACCCCGCCCTTGTCATTGCCGATGAGCCGGCCAGTGCCCTCGATGTTTCCATTCAGTCGCAGATTATTAATCTACTTATGCAGCTTCAGGATGAGTTGGAGCTTACCTATATCTTCATTTCGCACGATCTGAATGTAGTCCGGCATATAAGTTCGGTGGTGGGAGTCATGTATTTGGGGAGAATCGTGGAGCAGGCTCCTACCGAAGAGTTGTTTGCCAGGCCTTCCCACCCCTATACCCAGGCGCTGCTTTCCGCGGTTCCCTTACTTTTGCCGGGGAAGAAGAAGGAGCGAATCATTCTTTCGGGAGATGTGCCCAACCCTGCCGATCCGCCGAAGGGTTGTCCCTTCCACTTGCGGTGCCGGTATGTCATGGACAAATGCAGGACGGAGTTGCCCCAAAGCGTGGCGTTGAGCGACGAACACCGGGCCTCCTGTCACCTGCTGTAA
- a CDS encoding GNAT family N-acetyltransferase, producing the protein MFDMLVRLYDLPPLPAPAKAGGIIIKRPLPSEKSLVTQWVCEHFSRSWADQVEATFSRLPVSSFIAVEEGRIMGFASYDAVCKNFFGPTGVRKEARGKKIGETLLLHALWAMRESGYAYAVIGGVGPADFYRKSVGAVPIEGSDPGIYRNLLKEP; encoded by the coding sequence ATGTTCGACATGCTTGTCAGACTCTATGATCTTCCGCCCCTCCCCGCTCCGGCCAAAGCCGGAGGAATAATCATCAAGCGGCCGCTGCCTTCGGAAAAAAGCCTGGTCACACAATGGGTTTGCGAACATTTCAGCCGCTCCTGGGCCGATCAGGTCGAAGCGACCTTCTCAAGGCTGCCGGTCTCTTCCTTCATTGCCGTCGAAGAGGGCAGGATCATGGGGTTTGCCTCCTACGACGCCGTCTGTAAAAACTTTTTCGGTCCGACAGGGGTCAGGAAGGAAGCACGCGGAAAGAAAATCGGCGAAACGCTCCTGCTCCATGCCCTCTGGGCCATGCGGGAATCGGGCTATGCCTACGCCGTCATAGGTGGTGTCGGCCCTGCCGATTTCTACCGCAAAAGCGTGGGAGCCGTCCCCATAGAAGGATCGGACCCGGGCATCTATCGTAATCTGCTGAAAGAACCCTAA
- a CDS encoding GNAT family N-acetyltransferase — protein MIESETMKQHIRPAASEEELISCAKLMAESEPWITLGRGFEQTRKAVHDASSDLFISLAGEEFTGFIMVQMQGAFRGYIKSFGIMPSWRGRGIGTSLLSFAESYIFAATPNVFLCVSSFNTSAQGFYTAHGYEIIGELKDYIIEGYSEILMRKSVGPLSGYRGSRG, from the coding sequence ATGATAGAATCCGAAACCATGAAACAGCATATCCGCCCTGCGGCATCGGAAGAAGAATTGATTTCCTGTGCAAAATTGATGGCGGAATCCGAACCATGGATTACCCTGGGAAGAGGCTTTGAACAGACACGGAAAGCGGTGCATGATGCTTCCTCCGATCTGTTTATTTCACTGGCCGGCGAAGAGTTCACCGGCTTTATCATGGTTCAGATGCAGGGGGCCTTTCGCGGCTATATAAAGTCTTTCGGCATTATGCCTTCCTGGAGAGGCCGCGGGATTGGTACTTCGCTTCTGTCCTTTGCCGAGTCGTACATTTTCGCAGCAACCCCCAATGTTTTTCTCTGTGTCTCTTCCTTCAATACCTCGGCACAAGGCTTTTATACCGCTCATGGGTATGAGATTATAGGAGAACTAAAAGACTATATCATTGAAGGCTATTCCGAAATCCTGATGCGGAAGTCTGTCGGGCCCTTGAGTGGCTACAGGGGAAGTCGTGGATAG
- the lysA gene encoding diaminopimelate decarboxylase yields MDRIGYEDGTLRVEGLSVGELAGKFGTPLFIYSKKELLSRLERMKQAFSAVGPTICFAVKSLSNIHILTDLAAAGCGFDIVSGGELYRVREAGADMRSVVYAGVGKTDRELSEAIGAGVGLFNVESEEELAVLETIAQERGARVEAALRINPDIDPGTHDFISTGKKETKFGIDIDRAFAVFDAVKNSPSVHLCGIHFYLGSGGHSAEPYAEAARTGVDLVCRLRSRGHELRYLDLGGGFGNDYLSGESPAIEEYASAIVPHIKGTGLRLILEPGKSIAANSGILVGRVLFRKQGGSKTFIILDAGMNDLIRPPLYGAFHFIWPAEAAEDQIPLRMEERMDLPGLEKVDVVGPICESSDFFAKERYLPHLERGDLLAIFSAGAYGSAMSSNYNSRGLLPEVLVDGNEAVLIRRRQDYEDLLGLERLSGNNCIGKN; encoded by the coding sequence GTGGATAGGATCGGTTATGAAGATGGCACACTGCGGGTCGAAGGTCTTTCCGTCGGAGAGCTTGCTGGTAAGTTCGGGACGCCGCTGTTTATCTACAGCAAGAAAGAGCTGCTAAGCCGTCTGGAGAGAATGAAGCAGGCCTTTTCGGCAGTCGGTCCAACCATCTGCTTTGCGGTCAAGTCGTTGAGTAATATCCACATCCTCACTGATCTTGCGGCAGCCGGCTGCGGATTCGACATCGTCAGCGGCGGTGAGCTGTATCGGGTAAGGGAAGCGGGAGCCGACATGCGCAGCGTTGTGTATGCCGGTGTAGGCAAGACCGATCGGGAACTTTCCGAGGCAATTGGCGCAGGGGTTGGCCTGTTCAACGTAGAATCGGAAGAGGAGCTTGCCGTCCTGGAAACGATAGCTCAAGAACGGGGCGCCCGTGTCGAGGCTGCCCTGAGAATCAATCCCGATATCGATCCCGGAACCCACGATTTTATTTCGACGGGGAAGAAAGAGACCAAATTTGGTATCGATATCGATCGGGCCTTCGCCGTTTTTGATGCCGTGAAAAACAGTCCTTCCGTACACCTTTGCGGCATCCATTTTTACCTTGGCTCCGGCGGTCATAGCGCCGAGCCCTATGCCGAGGCGGCACGGACCGGCGTGGATCTTGTGTGCAGGCTGCGCAGCCGTGGTCATGAGCTGCGCTATCTCGACCTTGGCGGAGGCTTCGGGAATGATTACCTAAGCGGTGAAAGTCCCGCCATAGAGGAGTATGCTTCGGCCATTGTTCCTCACATAAAAGGTACCGGCCTCCGTCTGATTCTCGAACCTGGTAAGAGCATTGCGGCCAACAGCGGAATACTTGTAGGTCGCGTACTGTTCAGGAAACAGGGCGGCTCAAAGACCTTTATCATCCTCGATGCGGGGATGAACGACCTCATCCGGCCGCCCCTGTACGGTGCCTTTCACTTTATCTGGCCCGCAGAGGCTGCCGAAGATCAAATTCCCCTTCGTATGGAAGAGCGGATGGATCTCCCCGGGCTTGAAAAGGTTGATGTCGTGGGTCCGATCTGCGAAAGCAGTGATTTTTTTGCAAAGGAACGTTATCTTCCCCACCTCGAACGGGGAGATCTTCTGGCCATTTTCTCGGCAGGGGCCTACGGCTCTGCCATGAGCAGTAATTATAATTCGAGGGGGCTTTTGCCCGAGGTGCTTGTGGACGGAAACGAGGCCGTGCTTATCCGCAGGCGCCAGGATTATGAGGATCTTCTCGGCCTGGAACGACTGAGCGGAAACAATTGCATAGGAAAAAACTGA